In the Theobroma cacao cultivar B97-61/B2 chromosome 1, Criollo_cocoa_genome_V2, whole genome shotgun sequence genome, one interval contains:
- the LOC18611438 gene encoding uncharacterized tRNA/rRNA methyltransferase slr1673, producing MICAYEPWVQASIGYPPQLKRLNQVPNLSITKTKTQVQRKSLDNRFDDIEGDDKIDNGGGSWLMKFTLPSHVKSITSTSNPFIKHCLKLKSSSSYRHSHASALVVGTTPLREVYRYQDSSQEQIVGMDCLLLLDKAKIPEGLDKHSVHVVHVSSMVMKKLSGVQSAESIEAIAIMRFPTSFLNLDVDLNNSDCQSWFPSTHRILVLDGIQDPGNLGTLLRSAMAFRWGGIFLLPGCCDPFNEKALRASRGACFQLPIVSGSWYHLETLKDTFNMKMLAGHPDSDGKTEKVSSLSQEFVHSLAHVPLCLVLGSEGRGLSEKAQQECELVRIPMAGEFESLNVSVAGGIFLYMLQPKN from the exons ATGATATGCGCATACGAACCTTGGGTACAAGCTAGTATTGGTTATCCTCCACAGCTCAAACGACTAAACCAAGTACCCAATCTTTCAATCACTAAAACAAAGACCCAAGTTCAAAGAAAGTCTCTTGACAACAGATTCGACGATATTGAAGGTGATGATAAGATTGATAATGGTGGTGGTTCCTGGTTAATGAAATTTACATTGCCATCCCATGTTAAATCAATTACAAGCACGTCAAACCCATTTATCAAACACTGTCTTAAGCTCAAGAGCAGCTCTTCTTATCGCCACTCTCATGCTTCTGCTCTTGTTGTTGGCACTACTCCTCTCAG GGAAGTATACAGGTATCAGGATTCGTCACAAGAGCAAATTGTTGGAATGGATTGTTTGCTGCTGCTTGACAAAGCTAAAATTCCCGAAGGACTGGATAAACACTCTGTTCATGTTGTGCATGTAAGCTCTATGGTGATGAAAAAACTTTCTGGGGTGCAATCAGCTGAATCTATTGAAGCGATTGCTATAATGAGGTTCCCTACCAGTTTCTTAAATTTGGATGTTGATCTAAATAATTCAGATTGTCAAAGTTGGTTCCCATCCACACATCGAATTTTAGTCCTTGATGGCATTCAG GACCCTGGTAACCTTGGCACGTTACTCAGATCAGCTATGGCCTTTCGATGG GGAGGTATATTTCTTCTTCCTGGTTGTTGTGATCCATTCAATGAAAAGGCACTTAGAGCAAGCCGGGGAGCCTGCTTTCAGCTGCCTATAGTTTCGGGCAGTTGGTACCATCTTGAAACCCTGAAAGATACATTCAATATGAAGATGCTAGCTGGCCACCCAGACAGTGATGGGAAAACAGAAAAGGTGTCTTCACTATCTCAAGAGTTTGTACATTCTTTAGCGCATGTTCCATTATGCTTGGTTTTGGGAAGTGAAGGGCGTGGCCTTTCAGAGAAAGCTCAGCAGGAATGTGAGCTTGTGAGGATTCCTATGGCAGGAGAATTTGAATCTCTCAACGTTTCTGTTGCTGGCGGGATTTTCTTGTATATGTTACAGCCTAAGAACTAG
- the LOC18611437 gene encoding uncharacterized protein LOC18611437 isoform X1: METQNQPEFSGQKRMLPPPAGNFQDREELIKHVRDFGASQGYVVTIKKSRKDRRVILGCDRGGVYRNRRKIDESKRKRKACSRLINCPFEAIGKKEDDAWVLTIKNGEHNHEPLKDMSEHPYSRRFTEEEVRQIKLMTEAGIKPRQVLKALKQSNPELQSTPRHLYNLKAKIRQGNLSEKSFKSWRPNRSVPVSTNGTLTGELLRQNNQPVKVPNFIGGKFVHSQGSMVIDVINPATQEVVSQVPSATYEEFKDAVNAAKQAFSSWKNTPVATRQRIMFKLQELIHRNIDKLAMNITMEQGMTLKRAQGDVLRGLEVVEHACGLATLQMGEFVPNASNGIDTYFIREPLGVCAGICPSNFPAMIPLLMFPIAVSCGNTFILKPCEKNPGASMILAALAKEAGLPDGVLNIVHGTNDIVNYICDDEDIKAISFVGSNTAGMHIYARAAARGKRIQSNVGGKNYAIIMPDASIDATLSSLVAGGFGAAGQRCIGLSTAVFVGGSMPWEEELLERAKALKVNVGSDPGADVGPVISKEVKDRINRLVQSSVDGGARLILDGRNIVVPGYENGNFIGPTIICDVASNMECCKEEIFGPVLLCMQAGSLEGAIAIVNRNKSVNGASIFTTSGYAARKFQNEIESGLVGINVPVPVAIPMPFSSFNGPRTSFAGDLNFCGKSGVHFYTQIKMVAQQWRDLPSLGLSSGLHLSSETDITSRGVSSALPPSSERDSPYRRVSRAMSPESEGNSPNHALLLSVAATSERDLSNPVITSLPPTADGDLPNHGASLLIPPTSEMDLENQDASLTVPLGRETSNQGVSSATSHQSERMYTSQTSQWNETPTLASQRNEPIPPPSERINIPTTSKRNSNAAPTVPRSDTAIGLTHERLYLPTSHKNDSMVPISHRNESMSPTSERIYMMATSHLSDSMGQTFQRTDAPMFPTSERMYVPATPHRTDHMGSTSQRADVALQPAAERLYMPATSQRNDNIASSSHRAESMPQNSEGLYLSPIIHRNAGMPPTSERLYMPAASQRMYAQNTIISMDDYPSQGPPMTLPTSQRI, translated from the exons ATGGAGACTCAAAATCAGCCAGAGTTTAGTGGACAGAAAAGGATGCTTCCTCCACCTGctggaaattttcaagatcGTGAGGAGCTCATTAAACACGTGCGTGATTTTGGGGCTTCCCAAGGATATGTAGTGACTATTAAGAAATCTAGGAAGGACAGAAGAGTCATCCTTGGGTGTGACAGAGGAGGTGTTTATCGCAATAGGCGTAAGATTGATGAAAGTAAACGCAAAAGGAAAGCATGCTCAAGGCTTATCAATTGTCCTTTTGAAGCCATAGGTAAAAAGGAAGATGATGCATGGGTTCTCACCATAAAAAACGGGGAGCATAATCACGAGCCTTTAAAAGATATGTCAGAGCATCCTTATAGTCGTCGTTTTACTGAGGAAGAAGTTAGGCAAATCAAATTAATGACTGAAGCTGGTATAAAACCACGTCAAGTGCTCAAGGCTTTGAAACAAAGTAACCCAGAGTTGCAGTCAACTCCAAGGCATTTGTACAACCTTAAAGCTAAGATTCGTCAAGGAAATTTATCAG AGAAAAGTTTCAAATCATGGAGGCCTAACAGATCTGTTCCTGTAAGCACGAATGGAACTCTCACTGGAGAGTTGTTAAGGCAAAACAACCAGCCG GTGAAAGTTCCTAATTTTATTGGAGGGAAATTTGTGCATTCACAAGGGTCCATGGTCATTGACGTAATTAATCCT GCAACACAAGAGGTTGTTTCTCAAGTTCCTTCAGCTACCTACGAAGAGTTCAAAGATGCAGTTAATGCTGCCAAGCAAGCTTTTTCCTCTTGGAAGAATACACCGGTTGCAACTCGCCAGCGCATCATGTTCAAGCTCCAGGAGCTCATCCACAGAAATATT GATAAGCTTGCAATGAATATCACGATGGAACAGGGAATGACTTTAAAGAGAGCCCAGGGTGATGTGTTGCGTGGTTTAG AGGTTGTTGAACATGCTTGTGGACTGGCAACTCTGCAAATGGGGGAGTTTGTCCCGAATGCATCTAATGGCATTGACACGTACTTCATTAGAGAACCACTCGGTGTGTGTGCTGGGATATGTCCCTCTAACTTTCCTGCAATGATCCCTTTATTG ATGTTTCCTATTGCAGTTTCATGTGGCAATACATTTATTCTTAAGCCATGTGAAAAAAATCCAG GGGCTTCAATGATTCTTGCAGCACTAGCAAAGGAGGCTGGTTTGCCTGATGGTGTCTTAAATATTGTTCATGGCACCAAT GATATTGTCAATTATATTTGTGATGATGAGGATATAAAAGCTATATCTTTTGTTGGTTCAAACACA GCTGGCATGCATATATATGCTAGGGCTGCTGCTAGAGGGAAACGTATTCAG TCCAATGTAGGAGGCAAGAATTATGCAATTATCATGCCTGATGCAAGCATAGATGCTACTTTAAGTTCTCTAGTTGCAGGCGGATTTGGAGCTGCAGGGCAGAGGTGCATAGGTCTAAGTACAGCAGTTTTTGTTGGAGGTTCAATGCCATG GGAAGAAGAACTTTTGGAGCGTGCCAAAGCACTTAAAGTGAATGTAGGATCAGATCCTGGTGCAGATGTAGGTCCGGTGATTAGTAAGGAG GTAAAGGATCGCATAAATAGATTAGTTCAAAGCAGTGTTGATGGTGGTGCTAGACTTATTCTTGATGGGAGAAATATTGTG GTTCCTGGTTATGAGAATGGGAATTTTATTGGTCCTACTATCATATGTGATGTTGCATCCAATATGGAGTGCTGCAAG GAAGAAATATTTGGACCGGTTCTCCTTTGTATGCAG GCTGGGAGCCTAGAAGGGGCCATAGCCATTGTAAACAGAAACAA GTCCGTGAATGGAGCTTCTATATTCACAACATCTGGCTATGCTGCAAGGAAGTTTCAGAATGAAATCGAGTCCGGCTTG GTTGGGATCAATGTTCCTGTTCCCGTTGCTATTCCAATgcctttttcctcttttaatGGACCAAGAACATCTTTTGCCGGAGATCTTAATTTTTGTG GAAAGTCAGGTGTGCATTTTTACACCCAGATCAAAATGGTGGCACAGCAGTGGAGGGATTTACCAAGCCTAGGATTGTCCTCGGGTTTGCATCTATCATCTGAGACAGATATTACAAGCCGGGGAGTCTCTTCAGCATTGCCTCCATCATCAGAGAGAGATTCACCATACCGTAGAGTTTCGCGGGCCATGTCTCCAGAATCAGAGGGTAATTCACCAAATCATGCATTGTTGCTTTCTGTTGCTGCAACTTCAGAGAGGGATCTATCAAACCCGGTAATTACATCTCTGCCTCCAACTGCTGATGGTGATTTACCAAATCATGGAGCATCTCTCCTCATACCTCCGACATCAGAGATGGATTTGGAGAACCAAGATGCATCCCTAACCGTGCCATTAGGAAGAGAAACATCAAACCAAGGAGTGTCATCAGCAACATCCCATCAATCTGAAAGGATGTATACGTCGCAAACATCACAGTGGAATGAAACTCCGACACTAGCATCTCAAAGAAATGAGCCTATTCCTCCACCCTCTGAGAGGATTAATATACCTACAACATCTAAGAGGAATAGCAATGCAGCTCCAACAGTTCCGAGGTCGGACACTGCAATAGGTTTAACTCATGAGCGACTATATTTGCCTACATCCCATAAAAATGACAGTATGGTTCCCATTTCACATAGGAATGAAAGCATGTCTCCAACTTCCGAGAGAATATATATGATGGCAACTTCTCACTTGAGCGACAGTATGGGTCAAACGTTTCAGAGGACTGATGCCCCAATGTTTCCAACTTCTGAGAGGATGTATGTACCTGCCACTCCTCACAGGACCGACCACATGGGATCAACTTCTCAGAGGGCTGATGTTGCATTACAGCCAGCCGCCGAGAGGTTATACATGCCTGCAACATCTCAAAGGAACGATAACATTGCTTCGTCTTCTCACCGGGCTGAGTCCATGCCCCAAAATTCCGAGGGCCTGTATCTGTCTCCAATTATTCACAGAAATGCTGGTATGCCGCCAACATCTGAGAGGTTATATATGCCTGCAGCATCTCAGAGGATGTATGCtcaaaacacaataatttcAATGGATGATTATCCCAGCCAAGGACCACCTATGACTTTGCCTACTTCACAGAGGATATAG
- the LOC18611439 gene encoding probable glycosyltransferase At5g03795: MIVGKQQLQQSQLFSLKGSILTLSIVTLISFTYFSFKSLRPPLPLSPPTPQLTLLPSATATIPFARKVADREENNVDKGKDDDNDELFTDIYHSPKLFKLNFKEMERKFKVYIYPDGDPKTFYQTPRKLTGKYASEGYFFQNIRESRFRTDYPDQAHLFFIPISCHKMRGKGTSYENMTIIVQNYLDSLIGKYPYWNRTLGADHFFVTCHDVGVRATEGVPFLVKNAIRVVCSPSYDVGFIPHKDVALPQVLQPFALPAGGNDVENRTRLGFWAGHRNSKIRVILARVWENDTELDISNNRISRATGHLVYQKRFYRTKFCICPGGSQVNSARIADSIHYGCVPVILSNYYDLPFNDILDWRKFAVVLKESDVYQLKQILKNISDEEFFSLHKNLVKVQKHFQWNSPPIKYDAFHMVMYELWLRHHVIKY; this comes from the exons ATGATAGTCGGAAAGCAACAGTTGCAGCAATCTCAGCTGTTTTCTCTTaaaggatccatcctcactcTCTCCATTGTCACCCTCATTTCCTTCACTTACTTCTCCTTCAAATCCCTTCGTCCTCCTCTCCCCCTCTCCCCTCCCACTCCTCAGCTTACTCTCCTCCCCTCTGCCACTGCTACCATTCCCTTCGCGCGTAAAGTCGCTGACAGAGAAGAAAACAATGTCGATAAAGGTAAAGATGACGACAACGACGAGTTGTTTACCGATATTTACCATTCGCCGAAGCTTTTCAagttgaatttcaaagaaatggAGAGGAAATTCAAGGTTTACATTTACCCCGATGGTGATCCTAAAACTTTTTATCAAACTCCCCGGAAACTCACGGGTAAATACGCCAGCGAAGGTTATTTTTTCCAGAATATTCGTGAGAGTCGGTTTCGTACGGACTATCCAGATCAAGCTCACCTCTTTTTTATCCCAATTTCTTGTCACAAAATGCGAGGCAAG GGCACTTCTTATGAGAATATGACTATAATTGTTCAGAACTATCTAGATAGTTTGATAGGGAAGTATCCTTATTGGAACAGAACCCTGGGTGCCGATCATTTCTTCGTTACTTGTCATGATGTGGGTGTTAGGGCAACGGAAGGAGTTCCATTTCTAGTAAAGAATGCGATTCGTGTGGTTTGTTCTCCGAGCTATGATGTTGGATTCATTCCGCATAAAGATGTTGCACTTCCTCAAGTTTTGCAGCCATTTGCTCTTCCGGCTGGTGGAAATGATGTAGAAAATAG GACAAGGCTTGGTTTTTGGGCTGGACATCGGAACTCAAAGATTAGAGTTATACTGGCTCGTGTGTGGGAGAATGATACCGAACTTGACATTTCGAATAATAGAATAAGTAGGGCTACTGGACATTTAGTGTACCAGAAGAGGTTTTACAGAACTAAATTTTGCATATGCCCTGGTGGCTCTCAGGTCAACAGTGCTCGCATAGCTGATTCAATCCATTATGGATGTGTTCCTG TAATATTGTCCAACTATTATGACCTGCCATTCAATGACATTCTTGATTGGCGAAAATTTGCTGTTGTCCTTAAAGAGAGTGATGTGTACCAGCTCAAACAGATCCTAAAGAACATATCTGATGAggaatttttttcacttcatAAGAACTTAGTTAAG GTCCAGAAGCACTTCCAATGGAATTCACCACCCATAAAGTATGATGCATTCCACATGGTTATGTATGAACTTTGGTTGCGCCACCATGTAATCAAATactaa
- the LOC18611437 gene encoding uncharacterized protein LOC18611437 isoform X2 gives METQNQPEFSGQKRMLPPPAGNFQDREELIKHVRDFGASQGYVVTIKKSRKDRRVILGCDRGGVYRNRRKIDESKRKRKACSRLINCPFEAIGKKEDDAWVLTIKNGEHNHEPLKDMSEHPYSRRFTEEEVRQIKLMTEAGIKPRQVLKALKQSNPELQSTPRHLYNLKAKIRQGNLSEKSFKSWRPNRSVPVSTNGTLTGELLRQNNQPVKVPNFIGGKFVHSQGSMVIDVINPATQEVVSQVPSATYEEFKDAVNAAKQAFSSWKNTPVATRQRIMFKLQELIHRNIDKLAMNITMEQGMTLKRAQGDVLRGLEVVEHACGLATLQMGEFVPNASNGIDTYFIREPLGVCAGICPSNFPAMIPLLDIVNYICDDEDIKAISFVGSNTAGMHIYARAAARGKRIQSNVGGKNYAIIMPDASIDATLSSLVAGGFGAAGQRCIGLSTAVFVGGSMPWEEELLERAKALKVNVGSDPGADVGPVISKEVKDRINRLVQSSVDGGARLILDGRNIVVPGYENGNFIGPTIICDVASNMECCKEEIFGPVLLCMQAGSLEGAIAIVNRNKSVNGASIFTTSGYAARKFQNEIESGLVGINVPVPVAIPMPFSSFNGPRTSFAGDLNFCGKSGVHFYTQIKMVAQQWRDLPSLGLSSGLHLSSETDITSRGVSSALPPSSERDSPYRRVSRAMSPESEGNSPNHALLLSVAATSERDLSNPVITSLPPTADGDLPNHGASLLIPPTSEMDLENQDASLTVPLGRETSNQGVSSATSHQSERMYTSQTSQWNETPTLASQRNEPIPPPSERINIPTTSKRNSNAAPTVPRSDTAIGLTHERLYLPTSHKNDSMVPISHRNESMSPTSERIYMMATSHLSDSMGQTFQRTDAPMFPTSERMYVPATPHRTDHMGSTSQRADVALQPAAERLYMPATSQRNDNIASSSHRAESMPQNSEGLYLSPIIHRNAGMPPTSERLYMPAASQRMYAQNTIISMDDYPSQGPPMTLPTSQRI, from the exons ATGGAGACTCAAAATCAGCCAGAGTTTAGTGGACAGAAAAGGATGCTTCCTCCACCTGctggaaattttcaagatcGTGAGGAGCTCATTAAACACGTGCGTGATTTTGGGGCTTCCCAAGGATATGTAGTGACTATTAAGAAATCTAGGAAGGACAGAAGAGTCATCCTTGGGTGTGACAGAGGAGGTGTTTATCGCAATAGGCGTAAGATTGATGAAAGTAAACGCAAAAGGAAAGCATGCTCAAGGCTTATCAATTGTCCTTTTGAAGCCATAGGTAAAAAGGAAGATGATGCATGGGTTCTCACCATAAAAAACGGGGAGCATAATCACGAGCCTTTAAAAGATATGTCAGAGCATCCTTATAGTCGTCGTTTTACTGAGGAAGAAGTTAGGCAAATCAAATTAATGACTGAAGCTGGTATAAAACCACGTCAAGTGCTCAAGGCTTTGAAACAAAGTAACCCAGAGTTGCAGTCAACTCCAAGGCATTTGTACAACCTTAAAGCTAAGATTCGTCAAGGAAATTTATCAG AGAAAAGTTTCAAATCATGGAGGCCTAACAGATCTGTTCCTGTAAGCACGAATGGAACTCTCACTGGAGAGTTGTTAAGGCAAAACAACCAGCCG GTGAAAGTTCCTAATTTTATTGGAGGGAAATTTGTGCATTCACAAGGGTCCATGGTCATTGACGTAATTAATCCT GCAACACAAGAGGTTGTTTCTCAAGTTCCTTCAGCTACCTACGAAGAGTTCAAAGATGCAGTTAATGCTGCCAAGCAAGCTTTTTCCTCTTGGAAGAATACACCGGTTGCAACTCGCCAGCGCATCATGTTCAAGCTCCAGGAGCTCATCCACAGAAATATT GATAAGCTTGCAATGAATATCACGATGGAACAGGGAATGACTTTAAAGAGAGCCCAGGGTGATGTGTTGCGTGGTTTAG AGGTTGTTGAACATGCTTGTGGACTGGCAACTCTGCAAATGGGGGAGTTTGTCCCGAATGCATCTAATGGCATTGACACGTACTTCATTAGAGAACCACTCGGTGTGTGTGCTGGGATATGTCCCTCTAACTTTCCTGCAATGATCCCTTTATTG GATATTGTCAATTATATTTGTGATGATGAGGATATAAAAGCTATATCTTTTGTTGGTTCAAACACA GCTGGCATGCATATATATGCTAGGGCTGCTGCTAGAGGGAAACGTATTCAG TCCAATGTAGGAGGCAAGAATTATGCAATTATCATGCCTGATGCAAGCATAGATGCTACTTTAAGTTCTCTAGTTGCAGGCGGATTTGGAGCTGCAGGGCAGAGGTGCATAGGTCTAAGTACAGCAGTTTTTGTTGGAGGTTCAATGCCATG GGAAGAAGAACTTTTGGAGCGTGCCAAAGCACTTAAAGTGAATGTAGGATCAGATCCTGGTGCAGATGTAGGTCCGGTGATTAGTAAGGAG GTAAAGGATCGCATAAATAGATTAGTTCAAAGCAGTGTTGATGGTGGTGCTAGACTTATTCTTGATGGGAGAAATATTGTG GTTCCTGGTTATGAGAATGGGAATTTTATTGGTCCTACTATCATATGTGATGTTGCATCCAATATGGAGTGCTGCAAG GAAGAAATATTTGGACCGGTTCTCCTTTGTATGCAG GCTGGGAGCCTAGAAGGGGCCATAGCCATTGTAAACAGAAACAA GTCCGTGAATGGAGCTTCTATATTCACAACATCTGGCTATGCTGCAAGGAAGTTTCAGAATGAAATCGAGTCCGGCTTG GTTGGGATCAATGTTCCTGTTCCCGTTGCTATTCCAATgcctttttcctcttttaatGGACCAAGAACATCTTTTGCCGGAGATCTTAATTTTTGTG GAAAGTCAGGTGTGCATTTTTACACCCAGATCAAAATGGTGGCACAGCAGTGGAGGGATTTACCAAGCCTAGGATTGTCCTCGGGTTTGCATCTATCATCTGAGACAGATATTACAAGCCGGGGAGTCTCTTCAGCATTGCCTCCATCATCAGAGAGAGATTCACCATACCGTAGAGTTTCGCGGGCCATGTCTCCAGAATCAGAGGGTAATTCACCAAATCATGCATTGTTGCTTTCTGTTGCTGCAACTTCAGAGAGGGATCTATCAAACCCGGTAATTACATCTCTGCCTCCAACTGCTGATGGTGATTTACCAAATCATGGAGCATCTCTCCTCATACCTCCGACATCAGAGATGGATTTGGAGAACCAAGATGCATCCCTAACCGTGCCATTAGGAAGAGAAACATCAAACCAAGGAGTGTCATCAGCAACATCCCATCAATCTGAAAGGATGTATACGTCGCAAACATCACAGTGGAATGAAACTCCGACACTAGCATCTCAAAGAAATGAGCCTATTCCTCCACCCTCTGAGAGGATTAATATACCTACAACATCTAAGAGGAATAGCAATGCAGCTCCAACAGTTCCGAGGTCGGACACTGCAATAGGTTTAACTCATGAGCGACTATATTTGCCTACATCCCATAAAAATGACAGTATGGTTCCCATTTCACATAGGAATGAAAGCATGTCTCCAACTTCCGAGAGAATATATATGATGGCAACTTCTCACTTGAGCGACAGTATGGGTCAAACGTTTCAGAGGACTGATGCCCCAATGTTTCCAACTTCTGAGAGGATGTATGTACCTGCCACTCCTCACAGGACCGACCACATGGGATCAACTTCTCAGAGGGCTGATGTTGCATTACAGCCAGCCGCCGAGAGGTTATACATGCCTGCAACATCTCAAAGGAACGATAACATTGCTTCGTCTTCTCACCGGGCTGAGTCCATGCCCCAAAATTCCGAGGGCCTGTATCTGTCTCCAATTATTCACAGAAATGCTGGTATGCCGCCAACATCTGAGAGGTTATATATGCCTGCAGCATCTCAGAGGATGTATGCtcaaaacacaataatttcAATGGATGATTATCCCAGCCAAGGACCACCTATGACTTTGCCTACTTCACAGAGGATATAG
- the LOC18611436 gene encoding zinc finger A20 and AN1 domain-containing stress-associated protein 12 — translation MDNIDLPPLCAKGCGFYGSSETKNLCSKCYNDFLKELVSKSKSEPKVDTALTAPCPSVPVDSSLASAASKLKNRCESCNKKVGLMGFSCRCGKVLCDVHRYPQEHLCNFDFKKADRLILVKENPIIKADKLDSRI, via the coding sequence ATGGATAACATTGATCTTCCTCCGCTATGTGCAAAGGGTTGCGGCTTCTATGGTTCGTCGGAAACCAAGAATTTATGCTCTAAGTGTTACAATGATTTCCTCAAAGAATTGGTTTCTAAGTCTAAATCCGAACCGAAAGTTGACACCGCTTTAACTGCACCATGTCCTTCTGTTCCTGTTGATTCTTCACTGGCTTCTGCTGCATCAAAATTGAAGAACCGGTGTGAAAGCTGCAACAAGAAAGTTGGTTTGATGGGATTTTCTTGTCGATGCGGAAAAGTTTTATGTGATGTTCATCGTTATCCTCAAGAACATTTATGTAACTTTGATTTCAAGAAAGCTGATAGATTGATTTTGGTTAAAGAAAATCCCATTATCAAAGCTGACAAGCTAGATTCaaggatttga